Proteins from one Gimesia maris genomic window:
- a CDS encoding PVC-type heme-binding CxxCH protein: protein MRSVSKRSLFCLATGCLSIVLLFTSGYFSRATAQKPLADEGDLAKRLKRIPATSPQESLKGFKLEQGFQLELVASEPDVMDPVDACFDENGQLFVAEMRGYPYLPDQVPDYFDRPVRKNAGVIRLLKDTTGDGKMDKSIVFADTITWPTSVCCYDGGVYVIAPPNIYYFKDTDGDDKADIRETVFTGLKTNNVQGLANNLKWSLDNHIYFAGGTNGGSILKDGKEVIPSGRRDLKLNPKTRALEPVSGGSQFGHSMDDWGNRFVCSNSNHIQHVVYPSHYLKRNEYLAVPGVLRTAARKGAAAPVFRRSPPEPYRVVRTARRAADPNFRKRLSPTELVATGFFTSATGVTIYRGSAYPKKYQGNAFIGDVGGNLIHRKTMDENGATYVATRADEQTEFITSNDNWFRPVNFVNAPDGTLWVLDMYRETIEHPFSIPEDIKRHLDLESGHDRGRIYRLVHPQGNQFPVQKLGEMSVEQLVQQLESPNVWNRETAQRLIWERQDQTAVPYLVKLFETSTQPLGRLHALWTLDGLNALEADLLLKALKDPHAGIREHAIRLSEKQAQDSPELSKAVLALTSDPSYRVQLQLAFSLGEFDNQAAITGLTKLVDSPNYDGDMQVAVLTSSAQIAGPLAVNFLKAAEGKLSGGKRSLVIELLRISGAKKDTTDALTVLEFVSNDAVSLSEKQLVLGALGEGLGRRGASLATLLKDPKLAPAVKQRFDKTIADAVAMVAEEDKPVADRVAAIRLLGFFDFSVSGDVLAEVLNPRSSPKIQEAAVASLSRMDHPDVSGALLENWSAFSPAVRADVVDALLGSSARIDSLLKAIQGKQVKLNELSRDKKDLLLNHPDKGIRKRAQKVVGGEVNSDRAKIVRSYEAALELKGDTVNGQKVYMKNCAACHKVGDKGHNVGPNLATTKNKSDNDLLIAILDPSREAQSNYNAYTIVTEQGKLYTGIIAAETATSYTIRRAEGKEDIILRNNIDTLLSNGVSLMPNGLEKEISPQQMADLLQFIKTLEAPSEK, encoded by the coding sequence ATGCGTTCGGTTTCCAAGAGAAGTCTGTTTTGTCTGGCCACTGGCTGTTTATCCATCGTCTTATTATTCACCAGCGGTTATTTTTCTCGGGCCACTGCTCAGAAGCCACTGGCCGACGAAGGTGATTTAGCAAAACGCCTGAAGCGTATCCCCGCGACGTCACCCCAGGAGAGTCTGAAAGGTTTCAAGCTCGAGCAGGGATTTCAGCTGGAACTGGTCGCCTCTGAACCGGATGTGATGGATCCCGTCGATGCCTGTTTTGATGAAAACGGTCAGCTGTTTGTCGCAGAAATGCGAGGCTATCCTTATCTGCCGGATCAGGTGCCCGATTACTTCGATCGGCCGGTCAGAAAAAATGCGGGCGTAATCCGCCTGTTAAAAGACACCACCGGCGATGGCAAAATGGACAAGAGCATTGTCTTTGCCGACACCATTACCTGGCCGACATCCGTCTGCTGCTATGATGGTGGCGTCTATGTGATTGCTCCCCCCAATATTTATTATTTCAAAGATACAGACGGTGATGACAAGGCGGATATTCGCGAGACGGTCTTCACGGGGCTGAAAACGAATAATGTGCAGGGTCTGGCGAATAATCTGAAATGGAGCCTGGATAACCACATTTATTTCGCCGGCGGTACCAATGGTGGTTCGATTCTCAAGGACGGCAAAGAAGTCATCCCTTCCGGTCGCCGCGATCTGAAACTGAACCCGAAAACCAGAGCGCTGGAGCCCGTTTCCGGTGGTTCTCAATTCGGTCATTCCATGGATGACTGGGGCAATCGATTCGTCTGCAGCAACAGTAATCATATTCAACACGTCGTCTATCCCAGCCATTATCTGAAGCGGAATGAATATCTGGCGGTTCCTGGAGTCCTGCGAACTGCAGCACGGAAAGGGGCTGCTGCCCCTGTGTTCCGCCGAAGTCCCCCCGAACCTTATCGTGTCGTTCGTACGGCGCGGCGGGCTGCCGATCCCAATTTTCGCAAACGTCTTTCCCCCACGGAACTGGTTGCGACGGGGTTCTTTACTTCAGCAACCGGCGTGACAATTTATCGGGGCAGTGCCTATCCGAAAAAATATCAGGGGAATGCGTTTATCGGTGATGTGGGAGGAAACCTGATTCATCGTAAGACGATGGATGAAAATGGTGCCACTTATGTGGCAACCCGTGCGGATGAGCAGACCGAATTTATTACATCCAATGATAACTGGTTTCGTCCTGTGAATTTTGTGAATGCCCCTGATGGAACACTCTGGGTGCTCGACATGTATCGTGAAACAATCGAACATCCGTTTTCAATTCCCGAAGATATCAAACGTCATCTGGATCTGGAAAGTGGACATGATCGCGGGCGGATTTATCGTCTGGTTCATCCTCAGGGAAATCAATTTCCAGTGCAGAAACTGGGGGAAATGTCAGTCGAACAACTGGTTCAACAGCTGGAATCCCCCAATGTCTGGAACCGGGAAACGGCTCAACGGCTGATCTGGGAACGACAGGATCAGACTGCTGTGCCTTACCTGGTCAAACTGTTTGAAACGTCAACACAGCCTCTGGGACGCCTGCACGCTTTGTGGACCCTGGATGGATTAAATGCCTTGGAGGCAGATCTGTTGTTAAAGGCCCTGAAAGATCCCCATGCCGGAATTCGCGAACACGCCATCCGTCTGTCTGAAAAGCAGGCACAGGACAGTCCTGAACTTTCAAAGGCAGTACTGGCGTTGACTTCAGATCCCAGTTATCGCGTCCAGTTGCAACTGGCGTTCTCACTGGGTGAATTTGACAATCAGGCTGCGATCACCGGCTTAACCAAACTGGTTGATTCACCCAATTATGATGGCGATATGCAGGTAGCCGTCTTGACCTCATCCGCGCAGATTGCAGGGCCACTGGCAGTCAATTTCTTAAAGGCCGCGGAAGGAAAACTGTCGGGCGGGAAACGGTCTTTGGTGATTGAACTGTTGCGGATATCAGGAGCAAAAAAAGATACGACTGATGCTTTGACCGTGCTGGAATTTGTCTCAAATGATGCTGTTTCACTGTCGGAAAAACAACTGGTTCTGGGAGCTTTAGGTGAAGGCCTGGGACGTCGCGGCGCTTCACTGGCGACGCTGCTGAAAGACCCGAAACTGGCCCCTGCTGTCAAGCAGCGATTTGATAAAACGATTGCCGATGCAGTTGCGATGGTTGCGGAGGAAGACAAGCCGGTTGCCGACAGGGTGGCCGCCATTCGACTGCTTGGTTTCTTTGACTTCAGTGTCTCGGGAGACGTGTTGGCTGAGGTGTTGAACCCTCGTTCGTCGCCGAAAATTCAGGAAGCTGCTGTAGCCTCGTTATCGCGGATGGATCATCCGGATGTGAGTGGGGCGCTATTGGAAAACTGGTCTGCCTTCAGTCCTGCTGTGCGAGCAGATGTCGTAGATGCGCTGCTCGGATCTTCTGCTCGCATCGACAGTCTGCTGAAAGCCATTCAGGGCAAACAAGTCAAGCTGAATGAGTTGTCACGAGATAAAAAAGACCTGCTGCTGAATCATCCAGACAAAGGGATTCGCAAACGGGCACAGAAGGTGGTCGGCGGTGAAGTCAACAGCGACCGTGCGAAGATCGTTCGCAGTTATGAAGCGGCTCTGGAGCTCAAGGGGGATACCGTCAATGGTCAGAAAGTCTATATGAAGAATTGTGCCGCCTGTCATAAGGTGGGTGACAAGGGGCATAATGTCGGTCCCAATCTGGCAACCACCAAGAACAAGTCTGACAATGACCTGTTGATTGCGATTCTGGATCCCAGTCGGGAAGCACAATCCAATTACAATGCCTACACGATTGTGACGGAGCAGGGGAAATTGTACACGGGTATTATTGCGGCAGAAACTGCAACCAGCTACACCATTCGCAGGGCCGAAGGCAAGGAAGACATCATCTTGCGGAACAACATTGATACGCTGCTGTCCAATGGTGTGTCTCTGATGCCGAACGGTCTGGAAAAAGAGATCAGTCCTCAGCAGATGGCTGATCTACTGCAGTTTATCAAAACGCTGGAAGCTCCGTCGGAAAAGTAA
- the guaA gene encoding glutamine-hydrolyzing GMP synthase: MTDPHISEQDAVPQSVIDTRQEELILVLDFGSQTAQLITRRVREQNVFSQLARPDLSAERIRELNPKGIILSGGPASVYGENSPQPDPEIFNLGIPILGICYGMQLVCASQGCEVKGGESREFGRTPSTVLDHSNLFSGVPSQFIAWMSHGDQVQNLSEHFESLASTETCQFAAVKHHSKPFFGLQFHPEVTHTEFGGLLLSNFVQKVCGCEGTWKISNLIEQEIETIRKRVGDKQVICGLSGGVDSSVVAALLYRAIGSQLSCIFVDNGLLRKGEADEVEHRFGEHFKTDLHVVDARDLFLSELAGVTDPQEKRKIIGRLFIEVFQKEAASIENAKFLAQGTLYPDVIESGANPDGPAATIKSHHNVGGLPEKLGFELIEPLRELFKDEVRQMGHELGLPDELIYRHPFPGPGLAVRCLGEVTEERLKVLREADLIVIEELHKANLYRKTKQAFAVLLPIRSVGVMGDGRTYEDVAAIRAVETDDFMTANWSPLPHEVLERMSTRITNNVRGINRVVYDVSSKPPSTIEWE; encoded by the coding sequence ATGACTGATCCACATATCTCTGAGCAGGATGCTGTTCCCCAGAGTGTTATTGATACCAGACAGGAAGAGTTGATCCTGGTGCTGGATTTTGGTTCCCAGACCGCACAGTTGATCACAAGGCGTGTACGTGAACAGAACGTCTTCAGTCAGCTGGCCCGTCCCGATCTTTCAGCCGAACGAATCCGAGAGTTGAATCCGAAAGGAATTATTCTCTCTGGAGGTCCGGCCAGTGTCTACGGTGAGAATTCTCCCCAGCCTGATCCGGAAATATTCAATCTGGGGATTCCGATTCTGGGAATCTGTTATGGCATGCAACTGGTCTGTGCTTCCCAGGGTTGCGAAGTCAAAGGGGGAGAGTCGCGGGAATTCGGACGAACCCCCAGTACGGTTCTGGATCATTCCAATCTGTTTTCAGGAGTCCCGAGCCAGTTTATAGCCTGGATGAGCCACGGAGATCAGGTTCAGAATCTGAGCGAACATTTTGAATCTCTGGCTTCAACAGAAACCTGTCAGTTTGCCGCTGTCAAACACCACAGCAAACCCTTTTTCGGTCTGCAGTTCCATCCCGAAGTGACACATACTGAATTTGGAGGTCTGTTGCTCTCTAATTTCGTACAGAAAGTATGCGGTTGCGAGGGAACCTGGAAAATTTCCAACCTGATCGAGCAGGAAATTGAAACCATCCGGAAACGTGTGGGGGACAAGCAGGTCATTTGCGGTTTATCGGGGGGAGTTGATTCCTCAGTCGTCGCCGCTCTCCTGTATCGCGCCATCGGGTCTCAATTATCCTGCATTTTTGTGGATAATGGCTTGCTGCGAAAAGGAGAAGCAGATGAAGTAGAGCATCGTTTTGGTGAGCACTTCAAAACGGACCTGCATGTGGTTGATGCACGCGATCTGTTTTTATCTGAATTAGCAGGGGTTACTGATCCCCAGGAAAAACGGAAAATCATCGGCAGGTTGTTCATTGAGGTCTTTCAAAAGGAAGCGGCTTCAATTGAGAACGCCAAGTTTCTGGCACAGGGAACACTGTATCCGGATGTAATTGAATCGGGTGCCAACCCTGATGGACCTGCGGCAACTATCAAATCGCATCATAATGTAGGCGGACTGCCTGAAAAACTGGGTTTTGAACTCATCGAGCCTCTGCGGGAATTATTCAAAGACGAAGTCCGGCAGATGGGACACGAACTGGGGTTACCTGATGAGTTGATTTATCGGCATCCCTTCCCCGGTCCCGGTCTGGCAGTGCGCTGTCTGGGAGAAGTGACAGAAGAACGTCTGAAAGTGCTGCGTGAAGCCGACCTGATTGTCATTGAAGAACTGCATAAGGCAAACCTGTATCGCAAAACAAAACAGGCGTTTGCCGTCCTGCTGCCGATTCGTTCGGTCGGGGTGATGGGAGATGGTCGGACCTATGAAGATGTGGCCGCCATTCGCGCCGTCGAAACAGACGATTTTATGACGGCCAACTGGTCACCATTGCCTCATGAGGTTCTGGAGCGCATGTCGACGCGGATTACCAACAATGTCCGTGGCATCAATCGTGTTGTGTATGATGTGAGCTCCAAGCCTCCCAGTACCATTGAATGGGAATAA
- a CDS encoding HpcH/HpaI aldolase family protein: protein MFENKIKTLTARGDVALGVGMPDASEILAKLSVDTGVDFLWIDLEHRPYGINEVKNLPLIARRQGCMPMIRVPGLDQIYFKKALDIGANTIMVPQINNAEEAKLAVQYAKYPPEGTRGVSPDWVMFLDYTFDDYLPYANQETAIVAQIESPEGIENIEAIAAVDGIDVVFAGPMDLSASLGIIGQIQHPELQKLLADFPKRVAKANKPAGITFGDLDRCRQAIDEGYRFVNIGSIASLGANGIKSVLPELRERARK from the coding sequence ATGTTCGAAAATAAAATTAAAACACTGACTGCTCGAGGTGATGTCGCTTTGGGAGTGGGTATGCCTGATGCTTCGGAAATTCTGGCGAAACTTTCAGTCGACACAGGAGTCGATTTTTTATGGATCGATCTCGAACATCGTCCTTATGGGATCAATGAAGTCAAGAACCTCCCGCTGATTGCCCGGAGACAGGGATGTATGCCCATGATTCGCGTGCCGGGCCTTGATCAGATATACTTCAAAAAAGCACTGGATATCGGCGCCAATACAATTATGGTACCGCAAATCAATAATGCGGAAGAAGCAAAACTGGCCGTCCAGTACGCTAAATATCCACCTGAAGGAACACGGGGAGTTTCTCCGGACTGGGTGATGTTCCTGGATTACACTTTTGATGATTACCTGCCTTACGCCAATCAGGAAACCGCCATCGTCGCTCAAATTGAGTCACCGGAAGGCATCGAAAATATCGAAGCCATCGCCGCGGTAGACGGGATTGATGTGGTCTTCGCAGGTCCCATGGACCTGTCTGCGTCTCTGGGTATCATCGGACAAATCCAACATCCGGAACTGCAGAAACTGCTGGCCGATTTCCCCAAACGGGTTGCGAAAGCCAATAAACCTGCCGGAATCACCTTTGGTGACCTGGACCGTTGTCGACAGGCCATCGATGAAGGTTATCGATTTGTGAATATCGGCTCAATTGCTTCACTGGGCGCTAATGGCATCAAATCCGTCCTGCCCGAACTGCGCGAACGGGCCAGAAAATAA
- a CDS encoding DUF1501 domain-containing protein has product MLTLSGQNHTEGSFCDRLSRRNFLQIGSLGLSGLTLPRLLQAEAENPAKKRQKSVIMIYLVGGPPHQDMIDLKPEAPKEIAGPWRPIATNVPGIEICEAFPRLAQSMDKLVLVRSIVGSQSGHDAIQCFNGHDPRKLTPQGGWPQFGSTVARLQGPHVESAPPFISLCYPCTHGPYNEPGPGFLGLSQSPFRPMGPTRHDMVLNGISLERLADRKQLLQSIDNFKREADASGMMTGLDTFTEQAMGVLTSSELAEALDLSKEDPRTVERYGTGDPTKFIDSNGAPRVPQSMLVARRLIEAGARVVTLNYSKWDWHGGKNNSIFKREAEDFPVFDQCVSALLEDLHQRGLDQDCTVAIWGEFGRTPKISAQVGRDHWPRVNSAILFGGGMKTGQVIGATDRLGGEAVERPVTFPELFATLYHNLGIETEHTTVEDFSGRPQYLVEGHARPLPELI; this is encoded by the coding sequence ATGCTGACGCTGTCTGGACAGAATCACACAGAAGGATCTTTCTGTGATCGGTTATCGCGACGCAATTTTCTACAGATTGGCAGCCTGGGGCTTTCCGGTCTGACACTGCCACGTCTGTTACAGGCCGAAGCGGAAAATCCTGCTAAGAAGCGGCAGAAGTCAGTCATCATGATCTACCTCGTAGGTGGTCCACCACACCAGGATATGATCGATCTCAAGCCCGAAGCGCCGAAAGAAATTGCCGGCCCCTGGCGGCCAATCGCTACGAATGTTCCGGGTATTGAAATTTGTGAAGCATTCCCGCGACTGGCACAATCAATGGACAAGCTGGTGCTGGTCCGTTCGATCGTCGGTTCACAAAGCGGCCACGATGCCATCCAATGCTTCAACGGACATGATCCTCGCAAACTGACCCCGCAGGGGGGCTGGCCTCAATTTGGGTCGACCGTCGCAAGACTGCAGGGTCCGCACGTCGAATCGGCGCCCCCGTTCATCAGCCTCTGCTATCCCTGTACTCACGGTCCTTATAATGAACCGGGGCCGGGTTTCCTGGGACTGTCGCAATCCCCCTTCCGTCCGATGGGCCCGACCCGTCATGACATGGTTCTGAATGGGATTTCACTGGAACGACTGGCCGATCGCAAACAACTGCTGCAGAGTATAGACAACTTCAAACGGGAAGCAGATGCTTCCGGAATGATGACAGGACTGGATACTTTCACCGAACAGGCCATGGGGGTCCTCACTTCTTCTGAACTGGCAGAAGCCCTGGATCTGTCGAAAGAAGATCCCCGGACCGTCGAACGTTACGGTACCGGCGATCCCACCAAGTTCATTGACAGTAACGGCGCGCCCCGCGTTCCGCAGAGCATGCTTGTTGCCCGTCGTCTGATTGAAGCTGGTGCCCGCGTTGTCACACTCAATTACAGTAAATGGGACTGGCATGGTGGCAAGAACAATTCCATCTTCAAACGCGAAGCAGAAGACTTCCCTGTCTTTGACCAGTGTGTGAGTGCGCTGCTGGAAGACCTGCATCAGCGCGGACTGGATCAGGACTGCACGGTGGCCATCTGGGGTGAATTTGGTCGAACCCCCAAAATCAGTGCTCAGGTTGGCCGCGATCACTGGCCGCGCGTCAACTCGGCCATTCTGTTCGGTGGTGGTATGAAAACCGGTCAGGTCATTGGAGCCACTGACAGGCTGGGAGGCGAAGCGGTCGAACGTCCCGTCACATTCCCCGAACTGTTCGCCACTCTCTATCACAATCTCGGGATCGAAACAGAACATACCACAGTAGAAGATTTCAGTGGACGACCGCAATACCTGGTCGAAGGTCACGCCAGGCCGTTACCAGAGCTCATCTGA